One Qiania dongpingensis genomic window carries:
- a CDS encoding C40 family peptidase, with protein sequence MSKELKAPDKVTQKMTRDGAIAENLTTGETTSISERPPEENYSAPAAGAAEKATQRISTEVSRHLEKGAEKKSLDAAQLKTHTSRLQFSAEERATPELQKAIRKSDKAADRLDAARAAIPKHTKIKKERVFNEAKGRAKTRLSFEKTDKPPNGKLRHNPLSRPAQELNSTVHGKIYEVEKENVGVESGHRVELAGEKAGGMAARTVKRGIRSHKLKPYRAAAAAERKAVKANADFLYQKALHDNPALAHSNPISRFWQKQRIKKQYAKTLKAGGKVKKTAEATAKAAKKTAQETKRATFFVVRHWKGCLLVGGIAFIVLLLFGGLSSCSLFGGNSGSGLIASSYLSEDADITGAEAAYTDMEAELQDMLNNIEREYPGYDEYRVNADEIEHDPYVLISILSALHEGVFTLDEAQSTLEMLFEKQYILTVTEEVEVRYRTETRTDSEGNEYEVEVPYNYYILHVDLENFNLSHVPVYIMGEEQLSMYAMYMSSLGNRPDLFPSSGYVSKYYENPPADYEVPAALLNSDEKFARLIEEADKYVGFPYVWGGSTPETSFDCSGFVSYVLTNSGLYNTGRLGAQGLYNISTRVSNPQPGDLVFFTGTYDTPGVSHVGIYVGEDGDGSPVMLHCGDPIQYTKLDTSYWQSHFYAYGRLHYN encoded by the coding sequence TTGAGCAAGGAATTAAAAGCCCCCGACAAGGTAACGCAGAAAATGACCCGCGACGGGGCGATTGCGGAAAACCTTACGACGGGCGAAACGACGAGTATCAGCGAAAGACCGCCGGAGGAAAACTATTCAGCCCCCGCAGCGGGAGCAGCGGAAAAAGCGACCCAACGTATCAGCACAGAGGTTAGCCGCCATTTAGAAAAGGGCGCGGAGAAAAAGAGCCTTGACGCAGCGCAGCTTAAAACCCATACTTCCCGCTTGCAGTTTTCCGCAGAGGAACGGGCAACGCCGGAACTTCAAAAGGCAATTAGGAAGTCGGACAAGGCGGCAGACCGTTTAGACGCGGCGCGGGCGGCTATCCCCAAGCATACCAAAATCAAGAAAGAGCGCGTTTTTAACGAAGCGAAAGGCAGGGCAAAAACGCGCCTTTCCTTTGAAAAGACGGATAAGCCCCCAAACGGCAAGTTGCGGCATAACCCCTTATCACGTCCGGCGCAGGAGTTAAACAGCACCGTACATGGAAAAATCTACGAGGTAGAGAAAGAAAACGTCGGTGTGGAAAGCGGGCACCGGGTAGAACTTGCGGGCGAGAAAGCGGGCGGCATGGCGGCGCGGACGGTAAAACGCGGCATACGCAGCCACAAGCTGAAACCCTACCGGGCAGCGGCGGCAGCGGAGAGAAAGGCGGTAAAGGCAAACGCCGATTTCCTCTATCAAAAGGCGCTGCACGATAACCCCGCCCTTGCGCACTCTAACCCCATTTCCCGTTTTTGGCAGAAGCAGCGCATTAAAAAGCAGTATGCAAAGACGCTGAAAGCGGGCGGCAAGGTGAAAAAGACCGCCGAAGCCACCGCAAAGGCAGCGAAGAAAACCGCGCAGGAAACCAAACGGGCGACGTTCTTTGTCGTCCGGCATTGGAAAGGCTGCTTGCTTGTGGGCGGGATTGCCTTTATCGTGCTGCTGCTTTTCGGCGGCTTGTCCTCTTGCTCCCTCTTTGGCGGCAACAGCGGTAGCGGCTTGATTGCGTCGTCCTATCTTTCCGAGGACGCGGATATTACGGGCGCGGAAGCAGCTTACACCGATATGGAAGCAGAGTTACAGGATATGCTGAATAATATCGAGCGCGAATACCCCGGCTACGACGAATACCGGGTGAACGCAGACGAGATCGAGCATGACCCCTATGTGCTAATCTCTATCCTTTCCGCGCTGCATGAGGGCGTGTTTACCCTTGATGAAGCGCAAAGCACCCTTGAAATGCTCTTTGAGAAACAGTATATCTTGACCGTTACGGAGGAAGTCGAGGTACGCTACCGCACCGAAACGAGGACGGACAGCGAGGGCAACGAATATGAGGTTGAAGTCCCATATAACTATTACATTCTTCATGTGGATTTGGAAAACTTCAACCTTTCCCATGTCCCCGTCTACATTATGGGCGAGGAACAGCTATCCATGTACGCTATGTATATGTCGTCGCTGGGGAACCGCCCCGATTTGTTCCCGTCGTCCGGCTATGTGTCAAAATACTATGAAAACCCGCCCGCCGATTACGAAGTACCCGCCGCGCTGCTTAATTCCGATGAAAAGTTTGCGCGGCTCATTGAGGAAGCGGATAAATACGTCGGCTTTCCCTATGTGTGGGGCGGCAGCACCCCGGAAACCTCTTTTGATTGCAGCGGTTTTGTTAGCTATGTGCTGACGAACAGCGGCTTATACAATACGGGCAGACTTGGGGCGCAGGGGCTTTACAACATTTCAACCCGCGTTTCCAACCCGCAGCCGGGGGATTTGGTTTTCTTTACGGGTACATACGACACGCCGGGGGTATCTCATGTGGGTATCTACGTTGGCGAGGACGGGGACGGAAGCCCCGTCATGCTGCATTGTGGCGACCCGATACAATACACAAAACTTGATACAAGCTATTGGCAATCCCATTTTTACGCCTATGGGCGGCTACATTACAACTGA
- a CDS encoding VirD4-like conjugal transfer protein, CD1115 family, giving the protein MKQINYKKLIIPNIPYVFFVYLFDKVGQATRLAPGADISEKILNITQGFSEAFSNALPSVHPLDLLIGIVGAVVIRLIVYVKGKNAKKYRKGAEYGSARWGNAEDIKPYIDPDFQNNIILTQTERLTMNSRPKQPKYARNKNVVVIGGSGSGKTRFFVKPNLMQLHSSYVLTDPKGTVLIECGKLLQRAGYRIKVLNTINFRKSMHYNPFVYIRSEKDVLKVVNTLIVNTKGEGEKSAEDFWVKAERLLYCALIGYIWYEAPAEEMSFTTLLELINASEAREDDEEYQSPVDLLFADLEERSPDHFAVKQYKKYKLAAGKTAKSILISCGARLAPFDIEELRELMSYDELELDTLGDRKTALFLIMSDTDDTFNFVIAILQSQLFNLLCDKADDEYNGKLPIHVRFLLDEFANIGQIPRFDKLIATIRSREMSASIILQSQSQLKAIYKDAAEIILDNADSTLFLGGRGKNAKDISDNLGRETIDSFNTSENRGTQVSHGLTYQKLGKELMTQDEIAVMDGGKCILQLRGVRPFLSDKYDITKHPNYKYLSDFDKRNAFDVERYMSTRPAIVKPDEAFDIYEIDLSDEDAAAEE; this is encoded by the coding sequence ATGAAGCAGATAAACTACAAAAAGCTGATAATCCCGAATATCCCCTATGTGTTCTTTGTCTATCTCTTTGATAAAGTAGGACAGGCGACGCGGCTTGCCCCCGGCGCGGATATTTCCGAAAAGATACTCAATATCACACAGGGATTTTCCGAAGCGTTTTCAAATGCCTTGCCGAGCGTTCACCCGTTGGATTTGCTTATCGGCATTGTCGGCGCGGTGGTTATTCGTCTGATTGTCTATGTCAAAGGGAAAAACGCAAAGAAATACCGCAAGGGCGCAGAATACGGCAGCGCACGTTGGGGCAACGCCGAAGATATAAAGCCCTACATCGACCCGGATTTTCAGAACAACATCATTTTGACGCAGACCGAACGCCTTACCATGAACAGCCGCCCGAAGCAGCCGAAATATGCGAGAAATAAAAACGTCGTGGTGATCGGCGGCAGCGGCAGCGGCAAGACAAGGTTTTTCGTAAAGCCTAATTTAATGCAGCTTCATTCTTCCTACGTCTTGACCGACCCAAAAGGCACCGTCCTAATCGAGTGCGGAAAGCTGCTGCAACGGGCAGGCTACCGCATTAAGGTACTGAACACGATAAACTTTCGGAAAAGTATGCACTATAACCCCTTTGTCTATATCCGCAGCGAAAAGGACGTGTTAAAGGTTGTCAATACCCTTATTGTCAATACCAAAGGCGAGGGAGAAAAAAGCGCGGAAGATTTTTGGGTGAAAGCCGAGAGATTATTATATTGCGCGTTGATCGGCTACATTTGGTATGAAGCCCCCGCCGAGGAAATGAGCTTTACAACGCTGCTTGAACTTATCAATGCAAGCGAAGCACGCGAGGACGACGAGGAATACCAAAGCCCCGTTGATCTGCTCTTTGCCGATTTAGAAGAACGCAGCCCCGACCATTTCGCGGTGAAGCAATATAAAAAATACAAATTGGCGGCGGGCAAAACGGCAAAGTCAATCCTTATTTCTTGCGGTGCGCGTCTTGCCCCTTTTGATATAGAGGAACTCCGGGAACTCATGTCCTATGATGAATTGGAACTTGATACATTGGGCGACAGGAAAACCGCGCTTTTCCTCATAATGAGCGATACCGACGACACCTTTAATTTTGTTATCGCTATTCTGCAATCGCAGCTTTTCAATTTGCTTTGTGATAAAGCGGACGACGAATACAACGGCAAATTGCCTATTCATGTCCGGTTTTTGCTTGATGAATTTGCCAACATCGGGCAGATACCCCGCTTTGATAAGTTAATTGCGACCATTCGCAGCAGGGAAATGTCCGCTTCTATCATTCTGCAATCGCAGAGCCAACTAAAAGCCATTTACAAGGACGCGGCAGAAATCATACTTGATAATGCCGACAGCACCTTGTTTTTGGGAGGACGTGGGAAAAATGCAAAGGATATTTCGGATAACTTGGGACGGGAAACAATCGACAGTTTCAATACTTCCGAAAATCGCGGCACGCAGGTTTCTCATGGACTTACTTATCAAAAATTAGGAAAGGAGCTGATGACACAGGACGAAATAGCAGTTATGGACGGTGGGAAATGTATTTTGCAGCTACGCGGTGTGCGTCCCTTTTTAAGCGACAAATACGACATCACGAAACACCCGAACTACAAATACCTTTCCGACTTCGACAAAAGAAACGCTTTTGACGTGGAACGGTATATGTCTACCCGTCCGGCAATCGTAAAGCCCGATGAAGCCTTTGACATATACGAAATAGATTTGTCCGACGAGGACGCAGCCGCCGAGGAATAA
- a CDS encoding PrgI family protein has product MAYVTVPKDLTKIKSKVMFNLTKRQLICFSAAVAIGLPLFFLVKDSVGTTTAALCMVLAMLPMFLLAMYEKNGQPLEVIIRQFVEVKFLRPKERPYQTNNFYAALARQEQLDKEVRAIVKGKEKHPKRKA; this is encoded by the coding sequence ATGGCGTATGTAACCGTCCCAAAGGACTTAACAAAAATCAAAAGCAAGGTAATGTTCAACCTTACGAAACGACAGCTAATTTGTTTCAGCGCGGCGGTAGCAATCGGACTGCCGCTGTTCTTTTTGGTAAAAGACAGCGTTGGAACAACCACAGCGGCATTGTGCATGGTGCTTGCCATGCTGCCTATGTTTTTGCTTGCCATGTACGAGAAAAACGGGCAACCGCTGGAAGTGATTATTCGGCAATTTGTGGAAGTGAAGTTTCTTCGCCCCAAAGAGCGACCTTATCAGACCAACAATTTTTATGCCGCCCTTGCGCGGCAAGAGCAATTAGATAAGGAGGTACGGGCGATTGTCAAAGGAAAAGAAAAACACCCAAAACGAAAAGCGTAA
- a CDS encoding DUF6017 domain-containing protein, protein MAVFRVERNTGYTVMSNHHLRNKELSLKAKGLLSQMLSLPEDWDYTLAGLSHINREKIDAIREAVKELEKAGYIVRSRERDEKGRLRGADYVIYEQPQPREPEAATSGGQPPILDLPTLENPTLDNPTLEKPTQEKPTLENPTQLNKDISSKEQSITDLSSTHSFPFHSLNPLPFEQGEAATPPERKRTEAKSNSAVEIYREIIKDNIEYDHLIQNCKIDADRLNEIVDLMLETVCTARKTIRIAGDDYPAELVKSKFLKLNSSHIEFVLDCMRENTTKVRNIKQYLKAVLFNAPSTIDSYYTALVNHDFYGSK, encoded by the coding sequence ATGGCAGTTTTCAGAGTGGAGCGAAATACGGGATATACCGTTATGAGCAACCACCACTTGCGCAACAAAGAATTGTCCTTAAAGGCAAAGGGCTTGTTGTCGCAAATGCTGTCTTTGCCGGAGGATTGGGATTATACCCTTGCGGGCTTATCCCATATCAACCGGGAGAAGATCGACGCAATCCGCGAAGCGGTAAAGGAACTCGAAAAAGCCGGATATATCGTGCGCAGCCGGGAGCGCGACGAAAAGGGACGCTTGCGGGGCGCGGATTACGTCATATACGAGCAGCCGCAGCCGCGAGAGCCGGAAGCAGCTACCAGCGGCGGACAGCCGCCTATATTGGATTTACCTACATTGGAAAATCCAACATTGGATAATCCAACGTTGGAAAAACCTACGCAGGAAAAACCTACGTTGGAAAATCCAACGCAATTAAATAAAGATATATCAAGTAAAGAACAATCAATTACGGATTTATCAAGTACCCATTCCTTTCCATTCCATTCCCTAAACCCCTTGCCCTTTGAGCAGGGCGAAGCGGCTACGCCGCCGGAAAGGAAAAGAACGGAAGCGAAAAGCAATAGCGCAGTAGAGATTTACAGGGAGATTATCAAGGACAATATCGAATACGACCATCTCATTCAAAACTGCAAAATTGACGCAGACCGCCTAAATGAGATAGTTGACCTTATGCTGGAAACCGTCTGCACAGCGCGAAAGACAATCCGTATTGCCGGGGACGACTACCCCGCCGAATTAGTGAAATCAAAGTTTTTGAAGCTGAACAGCAGCCATATTGAGTTTGTTTTGGATTGCATGAGGGAGAACACAACCAAAGTGCGCAATATCAAGCAGTATTTGAAAGCGGTACTGTTCAACGCGCCGAGTACCATTGACAGCTATTATACCGCCCTTGTCAATCACGACTTTTACGGCAGCAAATGA
- a CDS encoding VirB4-like conjugal transfer ATPase, CD1110 family, with protein MSKEKKNTQNEKRKLSRQERKQIDTLIRQAKGDGKPHTAQDSIPFERMYKDGICRLANGRYSKCIEFEDINYQLAQPDDKTAIFEALCDMYNSFDASISVQLSLISRHANKDDFKNSITIAPQNDDFDSIRAEYTEMLRTQLERGNNGLIKTKFLTFTVEAKDIRSARARLARIETDTLNHFKVIGAAARVLDGKQRLEVLHGIFHPDGERFNFAWEWLPASGLSVKDFIAPSSFRFGDGRMFQMGGKFGAVSFLQIVAPELSDRMLADFMDAENGIIVNLHIQSIDHNEAIKTIKRKITDLDRMKIEEQKKAIRSGYDMDIIPSDLATYGGEAKNLLRDLQSRNERMFLLTLLVLNLADTKQKLDNEVFGAAAIAQKYNCILTRLDYRQEQGLMSSIPLGENLIHIQRGLTTSSTAVFVPFTVQELFQSGEALYYGLNALSNNMILCDRKKLKNPNGLILGTPGSGKSFSAKREITNAFLITSDDIIICDPEAEYYPLVGRLKGQVIKVSQNSTQYINPMDINLNYSEGDTPIALKSDFILSFCELIMGGKNGLEAVEKTLIDRAVISVYRNYLADPKPENMPILGDLYDEIKKQPEKEAQRIAAALELYVNGSLNIFNHRTNVDIHNRLVCFDIKELGTQLKKVGMLIVQDQVWNRVTVNRSEGKATRYYIDEFHLLLKEEQTAAYSVEIWKRFGKWGGIPTGITQNVKDLLTSREVSNVFENSDFVYMLNQAQGDREILAKQLNISQQQMTYVTHSEAGEGLIFYGNVILPFIDRFPKDTELYRVMTTKPGEVSA; from the coding sequence TTGTCAAAGGAAAAGAAAAACACCCAAAACGAAAAGCGTAAACTTTCCCGACAGGAAAGAAAACAGATAGATACCCTTATCCGACAGGCAAAGGGCGACGGGAAGCCCCATACGGCGCAGGACAGCATACCGTTTGAGCGAATGTATAAGGACGGGATTTGCCGCCTTGCAAACGGGCGGTATTCCAAGTGCATTGAGTTTGAGGACATCAACTATCAGCTTGCGCAGCCGGACGACAAAACCGCCATTTTTGAAGCCCTTTGCGATATGTATAACTCGTTCGACGCTTCTATCAGCGTGCAGCTTTCCCTAATCAGCCGCCATGCGAACAAGGACGATTTCAAGAACAGTATCACGATTGCGCCGCAGAATGATGACTTCGACAGTATCAGAGCAGAATACACCGAAATGCTTAGGACGCAGCTTGAACGCGGAAACAACGGGCTTATCAAGACCAAGTTTCTCACCTTTACCGTTGAAGCAAAGGACATTAGATCGGCGCGGGCGCGTCTTGCCCGCATTGAAACGGACACCCTCAACCATTTTAAGGTGATCGGCGCGGCGGCGCGGGTATTGGACGGGAAACAGCGTCTTGAAGTGCTGCATGGGATTTTCCACCCGGACGGGGAACGCTTTAACTTTGCGTGGGAATGGCTACCCGCAAGCGGTCTTTCTGTCAAAGACTTTATCGCGCCGTCCTCTTTCCGATTTGGCGACGGGCGAATGTTTCAAATGGGCGGCAAGTTTGGCGCAGTTTCCTTTTTGCAGATCGTCGCGCCGGAACTCTCCGACCGTATGCTTGCCGACTTCATGGACGCGGAAAACGGGATTATCGTCAATCTGCACATTCAGAGTATCGACCACAACGAAGCAATCAAGACGATTAAGCGCAAGATTACCGACCTTGACCGTATGAAAATCGAGGAACAGAAAAAAGCAATCCGCAGCGGCTACGACATGGATATTATTCCGTCCGACCTTGCCACCTACGGCGGGGAAGCAAAAAACCTACTCCGCGATTTGCAGAGCCGCAACGAAAGAATGTTTCTGCTTACGCTGCTTGTCTTAAACCTTGCAGATACCAAGCAGAAATTGGATAACGAAGTATTTGGAGCGGCGGCAATCGCGCAGAAATACAACTGCATTTTGACCCGCCTTGACTACCGGCAGGAACAGGGGCTTATGTCCTCTATCCCGTTGGGGGAAAACCTTATCCATATCCAGCGCGGCTTGACGACCAGCAGCACCGCCGTTTTCGTTCCCTTTACGGTGCAAGAGCTGTTCCAAAGCGGCGAAGCATTGTATTACGGCTTAAACGCCCTTTCCAACAACATGATTTTGTGCGACCGAAAGAAGCTGAAAAATCCCAACGGCTTGATACTCGGCACACCGGGCAGCGGCAAAAGTTTTTCTGCAAAACGCGAAATCACAAACGCTTTTCTTATCACGTCCGACGACATTATCATTTGCGACCCCGAAGCCGAATATTACCCCCTTGTCGGACGTTTGAAAGGACAGGTTATCAAGGTTTCGCAGAACAGCACGCAGTACATTAACCCTATGGATATTAACCTCAATTACAGCGAGGGCGACACGCCCATAGCCTTAAAGAGCGATTTTATCCTTTCCTTTTGTGAGTTGATTATGGGAGGTAAAAACGGGCTGGAAGCTGTCGAAAAGACCTTGATTGACCGCGCTGTTATCAGCGTGTACCGCAACTACCTTGCCGACCCGAAGCCGGAGAATATGCCGATTTTGGGCGACCTCTACGACGAGATCAAGAAGCAGCCGGAAAAGGAAGCGCAGCGTATCGCGGCGGCATTGGAACTCTATGTAAACGGCAGCTTGAACATTTTTAACCACAGGACAAACGTTGACATTCATAATCGCCTTGTCTGCTTTGATATTAAGGAACTCGGTACGCAGCTTAAAAAAGTCGGTATGCTTATCGTCCAAGACCAAGTATGGAACAGAGTAACGGTAAACCGCAGCGAGGGCAAGGCGACGCGGTATTACATCGACGAATTTCATTTACTCTTGAAAGAGGAACAGACCGCAGCATACAGCGTCGAGATTTGGAAGCGTTTTGGGAAGTGGGGCGGTATTCCGACAGGTATCACGCAGAACGTCAAAGACCTTTTGACGAGCAGAGAAGTTTCAAATGTTTTTGAAAACAGCGATTTTGTCTATATGCTCAACCAAGCCCAGGGCGACCGGGAAATCCTTGCCAAGCAGCTTAACATTTCACAACAGCAAATGACCTATGTAACCCATTCCGAAGCGGGCGAGGGACTTATCTTCTATGGCAACGTGATTTTGCCCTTTATTGACCGTTTTCCGAAAGATACGGAGCTCTACCGCGTAATGACGACCAAGCCCGGCGAGGTGTCGGCATGA
- a CDS encoding PcfB family protein, whose protein sequence is MQEEVTQKTIALSVNVGKGAARLTEQALQKAIKKFLEQKSKAPHGKQTMRQLMKQNAGVSNIEITDSNIKAFESTAKKYNIDFSLKKVKGEQTRYLVFFKGRDADVMIAAFQEFSAKKLNRDKKPSIRKALAAAKDKAKQLNAARDKVKKIDRGREI, encoded by the coding sequence TTGCAGGAGGAAGTAACCCAAAAAACGATTGCCCTATCCGTCAATGTGGGAAAAGGCGCGGCAAGGCTTACCGAACAGGCGTTGCAAAAAGCAATCAAGAAGTTTTTGGAGCAGAAAAGCAAAGCCCCGCATGGGAAACAGACCATGCGGCAGCTTATGAAGCAAAATGCGGGTGTTTCCAACATCGAGATCACCGACAGCAATATCAAAGCCTTTGAGAGTACCGCGAAGAAGTACAACATAGATTTTTCGCTGAAAAAGGTTAAGGGCGAACAGACCCGTTACCTTGTGTTTTTCAAAGGCAGGGACGCGGACGTTATGATCGCAGCGTTTCAAGAGTTTTCCGCAAAGAAGCTGAACAGGGATAAAAAGCCCTCTATCCGCAAAGCCCTTGCCGCAGCAAAGGACAAGGCGAAGCAGCTTAACGCCGCCCGCGACAAGGTAAAGAAAATAGACAGGGGGCGCGAGATATGA
- a CDS encoding Maff2 family mobile element protein, with the protein MEFFNSAVGVLQTLVIALGAGLGIWGAINLMEGYGNDNPGAKSQGMKQLMAGGGVALIGGTLVPLLSQLFG; encoded by the coding sequence ATGGAGTTTTTCAACAGCGCAGTTGGTGTATTGCAGACTTTGGTTATCGCGCTTGGCGCAGGTCTTGGCATTTGGGGTGCCATTAACCTCATGGAGGGTTACGGCAACGACAATCCGGGCGCAAAGAGCCAGGGCATGAAGCAGCTCATGGCGGGCGGCGGCGTCGCTTTGATCGGCGGCACCCTTGTTCCCCTGCTTTCTCAACTTTTTGGATAA
- a CDS encoding VirB6/TrbL-like conjugal transfer protein, CD1112 family, with product MIEDWFRGILTDGILSNLSGLFDSVNTEVGEIATQVGTTPAGWNAGIFNMIRSLSENVIVPIAGVIITFVMCYELIQLVIEKNNLHDLDTWIFFKWIFKTFVAVLLVTNTWNIVMGVFDVTQSVVNQSAGVIISDTSIDVTTVITDIEAKLDAMSVGGLLGLWFQSLFVGLTMKALSICIMLVVYGRMIEIYLVTSVAPIPMATMVNHEWGSMGQNYLKSLLALGFQAFLILVCVGIYAVLIQTIAATDDISGAIWACMGYTVLLCFTLFKTGSLAKSVFSAH from the coding sequence ATGATTGAAGATTGGTTTCGCGGCATTTTGACAGACGGGATTTTATCGAACCTTTCCGGCTTGTTTGACAGCGTAAATACAGAGGTTGGAGAAATCGCAACACAAGTCGGCACGACCCCCGCCGGGTGGAACGCGGGCATATTCAACATGATACGCAGCCTTTCGGAAAACGTCATTGTACCGATTGCGGGCGTTATCATTACCTTTGTCATGTGTTATGAACTAATCCAGCTTGTAATTGAAAAAAACAATCTGCACGATCTCGACACTTGGATTTTCTTCAAATGGATTTTTAAGACCTTTGTTGCGGTGCTGCTGGTAACAAACACTTGGAACATCGTCATGGGAGTTTTCGACGTTACGCAGAGCGTCGTCAATCAGAGCGCGGGGGTTATCATATCCGATACAAGCATAGACGTTACCACCGTCATTACCGACATTGAAGCAAAACTCGACGCTATGAGCGTGGGCGGTCTTTTGGGGTTATGGTTTCAATCCCTCTTTGTAGGGCTTACCATGAAAGCCCTGTCAATCTGCATTATGCTTGTGGTGTATGGGCGCATGATTGAAATATATCTTGTAACGAGCGTTGCCCCTATCCCTATGGCAACAATGGTAAATCACGAATGGGGCAGCATGGGACAGAATTACTTAAAATCTTTGCTTGCGCTTGGTTTTCAGGCGTTTCTGATCTTGGTGTGTGTCGGCATTTATGCGGTGTTGATACAAACAATCGCAGCGACCGACGACATTTCCGGCGCGATCTGGGCTTGCATGGGCTATACCGTCCTCTTGTGCTTTACGCTTTTCAAAACGGGAAGCCTTGCAAAGAGCGTCTTTTCGGCACATTAA
- a CDS encoding DNA-methyltransferase: MRIETDKIYCGDSLQVLQTLPDNCLDCCVTSPPYYALRDYGTDGQIGREATPEEYVSRITAVFHEVKRVLTPEGTCWLNIADTYCGTGSKADHQDPKYPKGRNGQQVAVNHRAPGCKPKDLIGIPWLVALALRGDGWYLRSSIIWHKGNAMPESTRDRPTRCYEYVFLLTKSKKYYYDWQAVAEPIAPTTAVRLKSGVGKGNKYAATVPGQNQPQKINRPRRKGAYTDEMISPVRSRRNVWQINTTSYRGGHFAAFPPKLAETCILAGCPVGGIVLDPFLGSGTTAAAAKSLSRRYIGIEINPEYCTLAKQRIGGDEH, translated from the coding sequence ATGAGGATAGAAACGGATAAAATCTATTGCGGCGACAGCTTGCAGGTGCTTCAAACCTTGCCGGATAACTGTTTGGATTGTTGCGTAACGTCCCCGCCCTACTATGCTTTGCGCGATTACGGCACAGACGGGCAGATCGGGCGTGAAGCAACGCCGGAGGAATATGTTTCCCGCATTACGGCGGTTTTCCATGAGGTAAAGCGGGTGCTTACGCCGGAGGGTACTTGTTGGCTGAATATCGCGGACACTTATTGCGGCACAGGCAGCAAAGCCGACCACCAAGACCCGAAATACCCCAAAGGCAGGAACGGGCAGCAAGTGGCGGTAAACCACCGCGCCCCCGGCTGCAAGCCGAAAGACCTAATCGGTATTCCGTGGCTTGTAGCCCTTGCCTTGCGGGGCGACGGTTGGTATTTGCGAAGTTCTATCATTTGGCACAAGGGAAACGCCATGCCGGAAAGCACGCGGGACAGACCGACCCGCTGCTATGAATATGTGTTTCTGCTTACCAAGTCAAAGAAATATTACTACGATTGGCAGGCAGTAGCCGAGCCGATAGCCCCCACAACGGCGGTACGGCTGAAAAGCGGAGTTGGGAAAGGCAACAAATATGCCGCTACCGTTCCGGGGCAAAACCAGCCGCAGAAAATCAACCGCCCCCGCAGGAAAGGCGCATACACCGACGAAATGATTTCCCCCGTCCGCAGCCGCCGCAACGTTTGGCAGATCAACACAACTTCCTATCGCGGCGGGCATTTTGCAGCGTTCCCGCCCAAACTTGCGGAAACGTGCATTTTGGCGGGCTGTCCTGTCGGCGGGATTGTGCTTGACCCGTTTTTAGGCAGCGGCACGACCGCAGCGGCGGCAAAAAGCCTTTCCCGCCGCTATATCGGTATAGAGATCAACCCCGAATACTGCACCCTTGCAAAACAGCGTATTGGAGGTGATGAACATTGA